A section of the Methanoregula formicica SMSP genome encodes:
- a CDS encoding DHH family phosphoesterase, protein MPLDSPVEQQGPVKYGIFGCGTNGFNIILELAKDHERVMVVDRDESRVRSLKDQKFEAYQRDITSSEMLAGLPPFEIAFVMTGDGDTNLAAVLAIKKRLTSVQVVARATDPVIGQKLTAAGAEVVLYPQEVVARSAVLQIKKQHSSRIAQRLFTMIAGWEGTLGIITHKNPDPDAISSAMALAEIAKKANSKSLTVRIYYEGNIGHQENRTFVNLLDIKMERLTPDALAKCTYLALVDCSGPGANNDIPHETKINIIIDHHKEGRHTTGQGSFIDIRPGVGATASIMTQYLQELDIPVDKRVATALLYGIRTDTKEFKRNVTPQDLSYAGFLLPLTDAELLDKIMSPSMSQETLDVMGKAIHERKIQSGYLFANVGYVMNRDSLPQAADLLITLEGVNTALVYGITDTAIVISARNRDIRLHIGNALAEAFGDMGDAGGHPNMGAASLPLSYFGKVEDKEKLLGIVIEPVLQKFRTLVGLENEGKKNGAP, encoded by the coding sequence ATGCCACTGGATTCGCCGGTTGAACAACAGGGGCCGGTCAAATACGGGATCTTCGGATGCGGGACCAATGGGTTCAATATCATCCTTGAACTGGCAAAGGACCATGAGCGGGTGATGGTTGTTGACCGGGACGAGTCCCGGGTCAGGAGCCTCAAAGACCAGAAGTTCGAGGCGTACCAGCGCGACATCACCTCGTCCGAGATGCTTGCAGGGCTTCCCCCGTTCGAGATCGCGTTCGTCATGACCGGAGACGGCGATACGAACCTTGCTGCCGTACTCGCGATTAAAAAGCGGCTCACGTCCGTTCAGGTGGTTGCCCGGGCAACCGACCCGGTGATCGGACAGAAGCTGACGGCGGCCGGCGCTGAGGTCGTCCTCTACCCGCAGGAGGTCGTGGCCCGGTCCGCGGTTCTCCAGATCAAAAAGCAGCACTCGAGCCGGATCGCGCAGCGGCTTTTCACGATGATTGCCGGTTGGGAGGGGACGCTTGGGATCATCACCCACAAGAACCCTGATCCGGACGCCATCTCTTCTGCTATGGCCCTTGCCGAGATTGCAAAAAAGGCGAACAGCAAGTCCCTTACCGTCCGCATTTATTACGAGGGCAATATCGGGCACCAGGAGAACCGGACCTTCGTGAACCTGCTGGACATCAAGATGGAGCGCCTGACACCCGACGCGCTCGCGAAGTGCACCTACCTCGCCCTCGTGGACTGCTCGGGTCCCGGTGCCAACAACGACATCCCGCACGAGACAAAGATCAACATCATCATTGACCACCACAAGGAGGGCAGGCACACTACAGGCCAAGGCAGTTTCATCGATATCCGGCCCGGGGTCGGCGCGACCGCAAGTATCATGACCCAGTACCTGCAGGAGCTGGATATCCCCGTGGACAAGCGAGTCGCGACCGCCCTGCTCTACGGTATCCGGACCGACACCAAGGAGTTCAAGCGCAACGTCACCCCACAGGACCTGAGCTACGCGGGCTTCCTGTTGCCCCTGACGGACGCTGAACTGCTCGACAAGATCATGTCGCCCTCCATGTCGCAGGAGACCCTCGACGTCATGGGAAAGGCAATCCACGAACGGAAGATCCAGAGCGGGTACCTCTTCGCGAACGTCGGGTACGTAATGAACCGCGACTCCCTCCCGCAGGCAGCCGATCTCCTGATCACGCTCGAGGGTGTGAACACGGCGCTCGTGTACGGGATCACCGACACCGCGATTGTCATCTCGGCACGCAACCGGGACATACGGCTCCACATCGGCAATGCCCTTGCGGAGGCGTTCGGGGACATGGGCGATGCCGGCGGCCACCCGAATATGGGGGCTGCAAGCCTGCCGCTGAGCTACTTCGGGAAGGTGGAGGACAAGGAGAAGCTCCTCGGGATCGTGATCGAGCCGGTGCTCCAGAAGTTCAGGACTCTTGTGGGCCTTGAGAACGAGGGGAAGAAGAACGGCGCCCCGTAG
- a CDS encoding 6-hydroxymethylpterin diphosphokinase MptE-like protein has product MQYAEWEPHYREILEYFGFDRAGDEEAARILASLLDCDNLISLVTIADGNEVTVCGNAPCLKKDLDAIHGVVFAADAAAEVLDDAGILPDAVFTDLDGATDRLIEMNRQGTIVVVHAHGDNIPLLKHWVPRFPGRIVGTTQAAPLPHVHNFGGFTDGDRAAFAAHELGAARITLAGFDLDDKDVDPLKRGKLFWARKLLALIGITA; this is encoded by the coding sequence ATGCAGTACGCTGAATGGGAACCCCACTACCGCGAGATCCTTGAGTACTTCGGGTTCGACCGGGCAGGAGACGAAGAGGCAGCCCGCATCCTCGCGTCGCTCCTCGACTGCGACAACCTCATCTCGCTTGTCACGATAGCGGACGGCAACGAGGTGACGGTCTGCGGAAACGCCCCGTGCCTCAAAAAGGATCTTGACGCAATCCATGGCGTGGTCTTTGCAGCCGATGCCGCGGCGGAAGTGCTGGACGATGCCGGTATCCTGCCGGATGCGGTATTCACGGATCTTGACGGGGCGACAGACCGGCTCATCGAGATGAACCGGCAGGGAACGATCGTGGTGGTCCACGCCCACGGCGACAACATCCCGCTCCTGAAACACTGGGTCCCGCGTTTCCCGGGCAGGATCGTGGGGACAACGCAGGCTGCTCCCCTGCCGCACGTGCACAACTTCGGCGGGTTCACGGACGGCGACCGGGCGGCGTTTGCAGCACACGAACTCGGGGCAGCGCGGATCACGCTTGCCGGGTTCGACCTGGATGACAAGGATGTCGACCCCCTGAAACGCGGAAAGCTCTTCTGGGCACGGAAGCTCCTTGCCCTGATTGGGATCACGGCATGA
- a CDS encoding radical SAM protein, producing the protein MTLTAFILDGYVDEPACLGVPPYISPYVRTVAGALLAHGYSIRYLTIDQLRKEPLRAGDLNKAELLVMIAGVTVPGKYLGGTPATLTEIQQVGHMVKGPKKLIGGPIGFGYAGKGGQKAVRQVISGFDALLSGEPAVALDNYLDGNEPEGVLDYSRTDPWSITGSSIVAQHPDFPYVMCELETARGCPHGATGGCSFCTEPFYGMPRYRTIAAVAGEVAALHAHGARHFRVGRQPDVLAYGAGPGEYPAPEPEKIEALFSAICAAAPELRTLHIDNTNPQTIARHEDAAREALRAIIRHHTPGDVAAFGMETADPVVVRANNLKALPDEVFRAIEIVNEEGGKRRDNVPELLPGLNFVCGLAGETEETYDLNEQFLARVLDAGLSVRRVNIRQVMPFEGTRAYTENTLGKHERRFRQFKEYVRNRIDLPMLQRVFPIGTVLRDVRVEVSGDLSFGRQPGSYPILVGIPLHLPERTVTDAVVVDWGMRSVTAFPVPIVINTLPASAIKWLPGVGKKKVAAVIAKRPFKDLAAFQKVAGNSPVDGQLKF; encoded by the coding sequence ATGACCCTCACCGCGTTCATCCTTGACGGGTACGTGGACGAGCCCGCGTGCCTCGGCGTCCCCCCCTACATCTCCCCGTATGTCCGCACCGTGGCTGGAGCGCTGCTTGCCCACGGCTATTCCATCCGGTATCTCACCATCGACCAGCTGCGTAAAGAGCCGCTGCGTGCTGGTGATCTGAACAAGGCGGAGCTGCTGGTCATGATCGCGGGGGTGACGGTACCGGGGAAATACCTCGGGGGCACCCCGGCAACGCTCACTGAGATCCAGCAGGTCGGCCACATGGTGAAGGGGCCAAAGAAACTGATCGGGGGCCCCATCGGCTTTGGGTATGCCGGGAAGGGTGGGCAGAAAGCGGTCCGGCAGGTGATCAGCGGATTTGATGCCCTCCTTTCCGGCGAACCGGCGGTTGCGCTGGACAACTACCTGGACGGGAACGAGCCTGAGGGAGTACTGGATTATTCCCGCACCGATCCCTGGAGCATCACAGGGAGCAGTATTGTCGCACAGCATCCCGACTTCCCATACGTGATGTGCGAGCTGGAGACTGCCCGGGGCTGTCCCCACGGGGCAACGGGCGGCTGTTCGTTCTGCACAGAGCCGTTCTACGGGATGCCGCGATACCGGACCATTGCCGCAGTTGCCGGGGAGGTTGCCGCACTCCATGCCCACGGTGCCCGGCACTTCCGGGTAGGCCGGCAGCCGGATGTCCTCGCGTATGGAGCCGGGCCGGGGGAGTATCCCGCACCGGAACCGGAGAAGATCGAGGCCCTCTTCTCCGCGATCTGTGCTGCCGCCCCGGAACTCCGGACGCTGCATATCGACAACACCAACCCGCAGACCATTGCCCGGCATGAGGATGCGGCCCGGGAAGCGCTCCGGGCAATCATCCGTCACCACACCCCGGGCGATGTTGCCGCGTTCGGGATGGAGACAGCCGATCCTGTGGTTGTCCGGGCAAACAACCTGAAAGCGCTGCCGGATGAAGTCTTCCGGGCCATCGAGATCGTGAACGAAGAGGGGGGGAAGCGCCGGGACAATGTGCCCGAGCTGCTCCCGGGCCTCAACTTCGTCTGCGGGCTTGCCGGGGAGACGGAAGAGACCTATGATCTCAATGAGCAGTTCCTCGCCCGTGTCCTGGATGCCGGCCTCTCGGTGCGGCGGGTGAATATCCGGCAGGTGATGCCCTTCGAGGGCACTCGGGCTTATACGGAGAACACGCTTGGGAAGCACGAACGGAGGTTCCGGCAGTTCAAGGAATATGTCCGGAACCGGATCGACCTGCCGATGCTCCAGCGTGTATTCCCGATTGGCACGGTTCTCCGGGATGTGCGGGTCGAAGTATCGGGGGACCTCTCGTTCGGGAGGCAGCCGGGCTCTTACCCGATCCTTGTTGGCATCCCGCTCCACCTCCCTGAAAGGACGGTTACCGACGCCGTTGTCGTTGACTGGGGGATGCGATCGGTCACTGCTTTCCCTGTCCCGATCGTGATCAATACCCTGCCGGCATCTGCGATCAAGTGGCTGCCGGGCGTGGGGAAGAAGAAGGTGGCAGCTGTTATCGCGAAACGGCCGTTTAAAGACCTTGCAGCATTCCAAAAGGTGGCGGGAAACTCTCCGGTGGATGGCCAGCTGAAATTCTGA
- a CDS encoding CBS domain-containing protein: MDGSFRIGRIFGIPILIHYTFLLVIPLFAWIIGSQIPLTIDMLKEIYRVPIDTTLATAGYMPYVLGAIVALGLFFGVLVHELAHSLVARAKGIGINSITLMIFGGIATMEEGVPDPKAELPMALVGPIASLIFGIICSLLIYAVPSVTTDPGMAGVLVFTLGYLGVLNIILCLFNLIPAFPMDGGRVLRAWLAGRMPLHRATQIAADVGKGFAILFGIIGLFAFSPFLILIALFIYIGANMESSAVKYSHLLQDVTVGSMMSSPVATVGPTVPVSQVITMMYTSKHLGFPVIERDTLVGMITLADINRTSPIDREAMQVRDIMTREIITLPPEAPVLDALRIMSTKDIGRIPVVADGKVVGIVTRTDILKVTELRQV, encoded by the coding sequence ATGGACGGATCTTTCCGGATCGGGCGAATTTTCGGGATTCCGATCCTGATCCACTACACGTTCCTGCTTGTTATCCCCCTCTTTGCCTGGATCATCGGGAGCCAGATCCCCCTGACCATCGACATGCTGAAGGAGATCTACCGGGTCCCCATTGACACTACGCTTGCAACTGCGGGATATATGCCCTACGTGCTCGGCGCGATCGTGGCCCTGGGCCTCTTCTTCGGGGTGCTCGTGCACGAACTCGCCCACTCCCTTGTCGCCCGGGCCAAGGGGATCGGGATCAACAGCATCACGCTGATGATCTTTGGGGGCATCGCGACCATGGAAGAGGGAGTACCCGACCCGAAGGCGGAGCTCCCGATGGCTCTTGTGGGGCCGATTGCAAGCCTCATCTTCGGCATCATCTGCTCGCTGTTGATCTATGCCGTCCCGTCCGTCACCACGGACCCGGGCATGGCCGGTGTCCTTGTCTTCACGCTCGGCTACCTCGGGGTACTCAACATCATCCTCTGTCTCTTCAACCTCATCCCGGCATTTCCCATGGACGGGGGCAGGGTTCTCCGGGCATGGCTGGCAGGGCGGATGCCCCTCCACCGGGCAACCCAGATTGCAGCGGATGTGGGCAAGGGTTTTGCCATCCTCTTTGGCATCATCGGCCTCTTTGCGTTCTCACCGTTTTTGATCCTGATAGCCCTCTTCATCTATATCGGGGCGAACATGGAGTCGAGCGCCGTGAAATACAGCCACCTCCTGCAGGACGTCACGGTCGGATCCATGATGTCAAGCCCGGTTGCAACCGTAGGGCCTACAGTGCCGGTGAGCCAGGTCATCACGATGATGTACACGAGCAAACACCTCGGTTTCCCGGTCATCGAACGCGATACACTGGTCGGCATGATCACGCTCGCGGACATCAACAGGACCTCCCCCATCGACCGCGAGGCCATGCAGGTCCGGGACATCATGACACGGGAGATCATCACGCTCCCCCCGGAAGCACCGGTCCTCGACGCCCTCCGAATTATGTCGACAAAGGACATCGGCCGGATCCCGGTTGTCGCGGACGGGAAGGTCGTCGGCATCGTGACCCGGACGGATATCCTGAAGGTCACCGAGCTCCGGCAGGTCTGA
- a CDS encoding PRC-barrel domain-containing protein — METQITELFGLQIYTDKGMFIGEVEDVVLDVDSKKMEALVVGKVNDQLFELKNYKGLKIPYRIISAIDDIVLIRHLPGAFAGGSGSGDME, encoded by the coding sequence ATGGAAACCCAGATTACCGAGTTGTTCGGGCTTCAGATTTACACGGACAAGGGCATGTTCATTGGCGAAGTCGAGGATGTTGTCCTCGACGTGGACTCCAAGAAGATGGAGGCGCTCGTCGTCGGCAAGGTCAACGACCAGCTCTTCGAGCTCAAGAATTACAAAGGCCTCAAGATCCCGTACCGGATCATCAGCGCCATTGACGACATCGTCCTGATCCGCCACCTGCCGGGAGCCTTTGCCGGGGGAAGCGGCAGCGGCGACATGGAATAA
- a CDS encoding tRNA(His) guanylyltransferase Thg1 family protein, producing MENREIFSTITALPPVFVRLDGRAFHRLSDVLGLERPFDEFFHKAMVTACTSLVAGSGLNPDLAYTFSDEISLYFTKLPFSGRVEKLDSVSASYAASSFTLALGGTTLVAFDARVIPATPGYAKEYLANRQAEAWRNHINAYCQQALIEEGMDPKKAQERLTGLPAKALHEMMHERGFNLATTPAWQRRGTLVYKKLTEKEGFNPITKETVITERSAVVAESDLPLFTSPDGLAFLAAIVK from the coding sequence ATGGAAAACCGGGAAATCTTCTCCACGATCACCGCCCTTCCTCCGGTTTTTGTGCGGCTTGACGGGCGGGCATTCCACCGTCTTTCTGATGTGCTGGGTCTCGAGCGGCCGTTCGACGAGTTCTTCCACAAGGCGATGGTGACGGCCTGCACTTCGCTGGTTGCCGGCAGCGGCCTCAATCCCGATCTCGCGTACACCTTCTCGGACGAGATCAGCCTGTATTTCACAAAACTCCCGTTCTCCGGCCGGGTGGAGAAGCTTGACTCGGTTTCAGCATCCTATGCCGCCAGTTCGTTCACGCTTGCGCTGGGAGGCACCACGCTTGTCGCATTCGATGCCCGGGTGATCCCGGCAACCCCGGGGTACGCGAAGGAGTACCTGGCAAACCGGCAAGCCGAGGCCTGGAGAAACCACATCAATGCCTACTGCCAGCAGGCCCTCATCGAGGAAGGGATGGACCCGAAAAAGGCGCAGGAGCGGCTTACGGGCCTCCCGGCAAAAGCCCTTCACGAGATGATGCACGAGCGGGGCTTCAATCTCGCCACCACCCCGGCATGGCAGCGCAGGGGGACGCTCGTGTACAAGAAACTCACGGAGAAGGAAGGATTCAACCCGATAACAAAAGAGACGGTAATAACAGAGCGCAGCGCCGTGGTTGCGGAATCCGATCTCCCCCTTTTCACGAGTCCCGACGGACTGGCGTTCCTCGCTGCGATCGTGAAATAA
- the ileS gene encoding isoleucine--tRNA ligase, with protein sequence MKEVTANFSAKEIEREVQEYWRTHGTYQTVRQQRAACRPYFFVDGPPYTTGHIHLGTAWNKIIKDSLLRYQRMNGRNVIDRAGYDMHGLPIEVKVEQALGFASKKDIEKFGIQPFIEKCREFAVENKKLMDDQFLALGVWLDFADAYQTVKPEYIEAAWWTLAKAQERGMLERGHRVVNWCPRCETAIADAEVEYWDESDPSIFVKFPLTGKTGEYLVIWTTTPWTLPANVAVAVSKEFEYAKVLAKKDSKEELLWIAEPLVKAVLKKGRYQDFSVLEKKKGTDLVGWTYDSPLKEQVPLQKEIQHRVVAADFVALENTGMVHIAPGHGWDDFVLGTKEGLQIVCPVDGAGKFMDNAGQFAGQFVRDANENVLVALGNHLLAQEKVTHRYGHCWRCKTPIIFRATSQWFLKASEMRDLMLTEVEKVTWYPEWAGSARFYDWIKEARDWCISRQRYWGIPIPVWVCGKCDKYHVVGTIAELEKLSGKPLPDPHRPYVDEVTFTCSCGGTMKRVADIFDVWFDSAVASWATLGFPKETKNFEALWPADFITEGQDQTRGWFYSQLGASTIAFGKAPYKSVCMHGFALDAEGKKMSKSLGNVVNPGDVVEKVGVDVLRLYVLSSSAPWDDLKFNWEGVGTINRAVNILWNVYRFPLPYMILDKFEPATNSGAWDDSFIRAHIRQMPDEDRFIISRVNTVASLVDSATKECQIHRATRELVNFILEDLSRWYVQLVRPRMWLEGESEQKIFAYETMYYVMRRLIGLLAPFCPHLTEQIYGNLRCKNDRESVHMLDWDAGESTLIDRELEHAVELVRSFDEAQANARQTGKRKLRWPVAEVVVVTSAQPVKDAIERLNAVCMDRANSRKVSVVMGRWERIGWHAEPVMKALGKGFGKDSFKVKGLIEAADGNAIKAAVDAGQKFSLKDGAASFEIGAEHVTFTEKLPADIFSAPMTDATVYVDVALTPDLEAEGYAREVIRRIQEMRKQLDLAVEDTISAEVSVSDKRVLALLHTDQMIALIGDEVRAMAFGFSKDGTTPDTSHFASVKEWDVEGVSMTIGIVKTG encoded by the coding sequence GTGAAGGAAGTCACCGCGAACTTCAGTGCAAAGGAGATCGAGCGTGAGGTGCAGGAATACTGGCGCACCCACGGAACCTACCAGACAGTCAGACAGCAGCGGGCGGCATGCAGACCGTACTTTTTCGTGGACGGGCCGCCCTACACCACGGGGCATATCCACCTTGGGACCGCGTGGAACAAGATCATCAAGGACTCTCTCCTGCGCTACCAGCGCATGAACGGCCGGAACGTCATCGACCGGGCAGGGTACGACATGCACGGCCTCCCCATCGAGGTGAAGGTCGAGCAGGCGCTGGGGTTTGCCTCCAAAAAGGACATCGAGAAGTTCGGCATCCAGCCGTTCATCGAGAAGTGCCGGGAGTTCGCGGTGGAGAACAAGAAGCTGATGGACGACCAGTTTTTGGCCCTCGGTGTCTGGCTGGACTTCGCCGATGCATACCAGACCGTGAAACCGGAGTATATTGAGGCGGCATGGTGGACGCTTGCAAAGGCACAGGAGCGGGGCATGCTCGAACGCGGCCACCGCGTGGTGAACTGGTGCCCCCGGTGCGAGACGGCGATTGCGGACGCCGAAGTGGAGTACTGGGACGAGAGCGACCCCTCGATCTTCGTCAAGTTCCCCCTCACCGGAAAGACCGGTGAATACCTCGTCATCTGGACCACGACCCCCTGGACCCTGCCTGCGAACGTCGCGGTTGCGGTCTCAAAGGAGTTCGAGTACGCAAAAGTGCTGGCAAAGAAGGACAGCAAGGAGGAACTCCTCTGGATCGCAGAACCCCTTGTCAAGGCTGTGCTGAAGAAGGGCCGGTACCAGGACTTCTCGGTGCTGGAGAAGAAGAAAGGCACTGATCTGGTCGGCTGGACCTACGACTCCCCGTTAAAAGAGCAGGTCCCGCTCCAGAAGGAGATCCAGCACCGGGTCGTTGCAGCCGATTTCGTTGCGCTCGAGAACACCGGTATGGTGCATATCGCCCCCGGCCACGGCTGGGACGACTTCGTGCTCGGCACAAAAGAGGGCCTGCAGATCGTCTGTCCGGTTGACGGGGCAGGAAAGTTCATGGACAATGCCGGGCAGTTTGCCGGGCAGTTTGTGCGGGACGCAAACGAAAACGTGCTCGTTGCACTGGGCAACCATCTCCTGGCACAGGAGAAAGTCACCCACCGCTACGGCCACTGCTGGCGGTGCAAGACGCCCATCATCTTCCGGGCAACCTCGCAGTGGTTCCTGAAGGCATCCGAGATGCGGGACCTGATGCTCACCGAAGTGGAGAAGGTGACCTGGTACCCCGAGTGGGCAGGCTCCGCCCGGTTCTACGACTGGATCAAGGAGGCCCGCGACTGGTGCATCTCCCGCCAGCGCTACTGGGGCATCCCGATACCGGTCTGGGTCTGCGGCAAATGCGATAAGTACCACGTTGTCGGCACCATCGCGGAGCTCGAAAAACTGAGCGGGAAACCGTTGCCTGACCCCCACCGCCCGTACGTGGACGAAGTGACCTTCACCTGCTCCTGCGGCGGCACGATGAAGCGTGTCGCGGACATCTTCGATGTCTGGTTCGACTCGGCAGTAGCATCGTGGGCGACGCTCGGGTTCCCGAAGGAAACAAAGAACTTCGAAGCCCTCTGGCCGGCCGACTTCATCACCGAGGGGCAGGATCAGACCCGGGGCTGGTTCTACTCACAGCTGGGCGCCAGCACCATCGCGTTTGGCAAGGCGCCGTACAAAAGCGTCTGCATGCATGGTTTTGCCCTCGATGCGGAGGGCAAGAAGATGTCCAAGAGCCTCGGGAACGTGGTGAACCCCGGCGATGTTGTTGAAAAAGTCGGGGTGGACGTGCTCCGGCTCTATGTCCTCTCCTCCTCTGCGCCCTGGGACGACCTGAAGTTCAACTGGGAAGGGGTCGGCACCATCAACCGTGCGGTCAACATCCTCTGGAACGTGTACCGCTTCCCGCTCCCGTACATGATCCTCGACAAGTTCGAGCCTGCCACGAACAGCGGTGCCTGGGACGACTCCTTTATCCGGGCACACATCCGCCAGATGCCGGACGAGGACCGGTTCATCATCTCGCGGGTCAACACGGTGGCCTCGCTTGTCGACAGCGCTACAAAGGAGTGTCAGATCCACCGGGCAACCCGGGAACTCGTCAACTTCATCTTAGAAGACCTCTCCCGCTGGTACGTCCAGCTGGTCCGGCCCCGGATGTGGCTTGAGGGCGAGTCGGAACAGAAGATCTTTGCGTACGAGACAATGTACTATGTCATGCGCCGGCTTATCGGGCTCCTTGCCCCCTTCTGCCCGCACCTCACCGAGCAGATCTACGGGAACCTCCGGTGCAAAAACGACAGGGAGAGCGTCCACATGCTCGACTGGGATGCGGGGGAATCCACGCTTATTGACCGGGAGCTGGAACATGCGGTCGAGCTCGTCCGATCGTTCGACGAAGCACAGGCCAATGCCCGGCAGACCGGAAAACGGAAACTCCGCTGGCCGGTTGCCGAGGTTGTGGTCGTGACCAGTGCCCAGCCGGTGAAGGACGCAATCGAGCGTCTCAATGCGGTCTGTATGGACCGGGCCAATTCCCGGAAGGTCTCCGTGGTCATGGGCCGCTGGGAGCGGATCGGCTGGCATGCCGAGCCGGTCATGAAGGCGCTCGGAAAAGGATTCGGGAAGGACTCGTTCAAGGTCAAGGGGCTCATCGAGGCCGCAGACGGGAACGCCATCAAGGCAGCGGTCGATGCCGGCCAAAAATTCTCCCTCAAAGACGGCGCTGCCTCCTTCGAGATCGGGGCAGAGCATGTCACCTTCACCGAGAAGCTCCCCGCTGACATCTTCTCGGCGCCCATGACCGACGCCACCGTCTACGTGGACGTGGCACTGACACCGGACCTCGAGGCGGAGGGCTATGCCCGCGAGGTGATCCGGCGGATCCAAGAGATGAGAAAACAGCTCGACCTTGCGGTGGAGGACACCATCTCTGCCGAGGTTTCGGTCAGCGACAAGCGCGTCCTTGCCCTGCTCCATACCGACCAGATGATCGCCCTGATCGGGGACGAGGTGCGGGCAATGGCGTTCGGGTTCAGTAAGGACGGGACAACACCTGATACATCGCACTTTGCATCCGTGAAGGAGTGGGATGTGGAAGGCGTCTCCATGACGATTGGTATTGTGAAGACGGGATAA
- a CDS encoding aldehyde dehydrogenase family protein encodes MAETYPLLLGGEKKKTKETIPVRFPYTGELYCTVSQATNNDLKAAVTKAVSGFEKTRRLPSHARAGILENLADTIHRRAAELIDVMVMEGGKTRKFATTEVARAEVTVRTSAEEAKRVYGEIIPLDLSRDTEGRTGILRRFPLGPVAGIVPFNFPLNLACHKLAPALAAGNSVILKPASATPLSSLLLGEMALDAGVPPEAVSVVPCTGARAEVLARDPRVAFLSFTGSCAVGWHLREIAGRKKVGLELGGNAAVIVHEDANLPYAAQRIVTGGFTNAGQVCISVQRVLVHRKIYEELVEMIVAGTKALKVGDPRDPTTDLGPMIDRLKAEEAYRKVQEAIRQGARALIGGTLEGTMFAPTVLEGTTPAMRVNCEEVFAPVISVVPYDDFDEALRIANTGEYGLQVGIFTQNLNRAMRAYAEMDVGGVIVNDIPTFRTDQMPYGGAKGSGLGREGPRFAIEEMSELRLMVINRDGGIG; translated from the coding sequence ATGGCCGAGACATACCCGCTCCTCTTGGGAGGAGAGAAGAAGAAGACGAAGGAGACTATTCCCGTACGGTTCCCGTACACGGGTGAACTGTACTGCACGGTCAGCCAGGCAACGAACAATGACCTGAAGGCGGCAGTGACAAAAGCCGTGTCCGGGTTTGAGAAGACACGCCGTCTCCCCTCGCATGCAAGAGCCGGGATCCTGGAGAACCTCGCGGACACAATCCACCGGCGGGCAGCCGAGCTGATCGATGTCATGGTCATGGAAGGCGGCAAGACCCGGAAGTTCGCCACCACCGAGGTTGCCCGGGCCGAAGTGACGGTCAGGACATCGGCAGAAGAGGCAAAACGGGTCTATGGCGAGATCATCCCCCTGGATCTGAGCAGGGATACCGAGGGCAGGACTGGGATCCTCCGGCGCTTCCCCCTTGGTCCCGTTGCCGGGATAGTCCCGTTCAATTTCCCGCTCAACCTTGCCTGCCACAAGCTTGCGCCCGCCCTTGCTGCAGGGAACTCCGTTATCCTCAAACCGGCATCCGCCACGCCGCTTTCAAGCCTCCTTCTCGGGGAGATGGCTCTTGATGCAGGAGTACCCCCTGAAGCGGTCAGCGTTGTGCCCTGCACGGGAGCACGTGCAGAGGTGCTTGCCCGGGACCCCCGGGTTGCATTCCTCTCCTTTACCGGCTCCTGTGCAGTCGGCTGGCACCTGCGGGAGATCGCGGGGAGGAAGAAAGTGGGGCTTGAACTGGGCGGGAACGCAGCGGTGATCGTGCACGAAGACGCAAACCTCCCGTATGCTGCCCAGCGGATCGTGACCGGCGGGTTCACGAATGCCGGGCAGGTCTGCATATCCGTCCAGCGGGTTCTCGTCCACCGGAAAATATACGAGGAACTCGTGGAGATGATCGTTGCCGGGACAAAGGCCCTGAAGGTTGGCGACCCCCGCGATCCGACAACCGATCTGGGCCCGATGATCGACCGGCTGAAAGCGGAGGAAGCCTATCGGAAAGTGCAGGAAGCAATCCGCCAGGGTGCCCGGGCCCTCATCGGGGGGACGCTCGAAGGAACGATGTTTGCCCCGACGGTCCTTGAAGGGACGACACCGGCAATGCGGGTGAACTGCGAGGAAGTCTTCGCCCCCGTCATCTCGGTTGTGCCCTACGATGATTTCGACGAGGCGCTCCGGATCGCAAATACCGGTGAGTACGGGCTCCAGGTCGGTATCTTCACGCAGAACCTCAACCGGGCCATGCGGGCTTACGCAGAGATGGATGTTGGGGGCGTGATCGTGAATGACATCCCGACGTTCCGCACGGACCAGATGCCCTATGGGGGAGCCAAGGGATCGGGGCTTGGCAGGGAAGGGCCGCGGTTCGCAATCGAGGAGATGAGCGAGCTCCGGCTGATGGTCATCAACCGCGATGGCGGGATAGGATAA